In one window of Euwallacea similis isolate ESF13 chromosome 4, ESF131.1, whole genome shotgun sequence DNA:
- the kibra gene encoding protein kibra isoform X1, which yields MELWPLCYVHRSHTAPPAVFRIFRGDGHPPQVHTLPLAKPVVDGYPRHFFTLPASYVVGNAPYGFSSSANLAGFGVIAKKDIYQVKSQRLMLAQDEYNHLNNELATLTTSRTSLCSTASTISTKYDPDLLKSDVAMAKNRVSRLKSELEQIRNEMNFTQRGVETLANVEQKLSTGQGTCYNIVEAQAIMAELRNIQKSLSSGEKEKAELMQSLAKLKDDLTRLQLSESSPDVSTLSLPQEKLSTASQTDLSCELVPIGTRLAEMAKMRLEYDEARKRIQTIQQKLADLEEKVQPGQAESDKDRLLLFQEKEQLLRELRSITPRMRSKEEMCDIQQECKRLEQDLNNALEMSNRAIADRLRLHEEKQLLLQQLKDGLRQMTQLESQLKTLSASTLSVSSSSSLGSLSTTSSKGSLSSGLSFTDIYGGPQCMGSSNVDMADLHRRVERLLKNNDSAQVIPSPVRSQPSLSPRSSLSSVSPPISPMYENLPCLLPPPTYEQVEKDRKMLQPDPYLEPYRISSNNGSNEYINYTPPRVSIPSLSPLTDLLEAQATNMSQGSGLGRPCRYSYESSGEAPLSPISETPPPVLGQILDDMLQGPTLSRTSSSGTNTRSVSAAVSDESVAGDSGVFEASNRRRASGVFGPGPDFETAQVQIKLKYVANEGLLNVTVEKARNLTALFILENCEVYIKTALLPASPPQTHCTRTVRDLRKATFEDSFNIPVPANKICTKTLQVNVWSKFEEQQQDICVGCAQVSLADFNLNSMSQKWYNILSLQEEACSYSAPPTRQMSEMSVTIREKHETCTDVSYKQCGKEESSDDSTIISSQTSTLTRNQETVVPTGMNLNFDELYNCLKTATEYDSADDSDEEEEEEEEIDEEEEEEEALEFRPNEKLDVVHEHELDGEDEERNNYEDKQTNTECAFYPEHAKHMKLVAQQGNTEDRGAIKRSQTFSPSAHVSKHDYICKLNRSDSDSAMPLYRRGSKPFERHALERRSLRFRRPSCSMAQLSTGKSQSHIPQTPRTSIDLELDLQAQHTRLEMLNSELTRLRELKQRLEVAKEKGDTEVAAFLLENQQFQILIAQAERTTKTADEKRVEKMLRKVSREIYKLRKTKAGSGKPDVISFKEKMAFFTRSQLTVPFLPDEEVAVENAKMQAGSSEESNKINDGKFESDINLEEESSFKYVVDRSMGVEV from the exons ATGGAGTTGTGGCCCTTGTGTTACGTGCATCGTAGTCACACCGCCCCGCCAGCCGTTTTCCGCATTTTTCGGGGGGACGGGCATCCCCCGCAAGTTCATACGCTACCCCTCGCCAAACCGGTGGTCGACGGGTACCCGcgacattttttcacattgcCCGCCTCGTATGTGGTGGGCAACGCGCCCTACGGATTCTCGTCGTCGGCAAATTTGGCCGGATTCGGAGTTATT gCCAAAAAGGATATCTACCAAGTAAAGTCCCAGAGGCTCATGTTGGCCCAAGATGAGTACAATCATCTGAATAATGAACTGGCCACGTTGACAACGTCACGAACAAGCC TATGCTCAACGGCAAGCACCATCAGCACCAAGTACGATCCTGATTTACTGAAGTCGGATGTCGCCATGGCCAAGAACCGAGTGTCCAGGCTCAAGTCCGAACTGGAACAAATTAgaaatgaaatgaattttaCTCAACGAGGAGTGGAGACGTTGGCCAA TGTGGAGCAAAAATTGAGTACTGGTCAAGGCACCTGCTACAACATCGTTGAGGCCCAAGCTATAATGGCTGAACTCCGAAACATCCAAAAGTCCTTGTCTTCTGGCGAAAAGGAGAAAGCCGAATTGATGCAGTCATTGGCCAAATTAAAAGACGATTTGACCAGGCTGCAGCTGTCGGAGAGTTCACCGGATGTTTCCACCTTAAGTCTTCCTCAGGAGAAATTAAGCACCGCTTCCCAGACAGATTTATCGTGCGAATTAGTCCCAATAGGAACGAGATTGGCAGAAATGGCAAAGATGCGCTTGGAGTATGACGAGGCGCGCAAGCGCATCCAAACTATTCAGCAAAAATTGGCagacttggaagaaaaagTACAACCGGGTCAAGCGGAATCCGACAAAGACAGGTTGCTCCTGTTCCAGGAGAAGGAACAGCTATTGAGGGAGCTGCGAAGCATAACGCCAAGGATGCGCTCTAAGGAGGAAATGTGCGACATTCAGCAGGAATGCAAGCGATTGGAGCAGGACTTAAATAATGCCCTGGAAATGTCCAACAGGGCCATAGCGGACAGGTTGAGGTTGCACGAAGAAAAACAGCTGTTACTGCAACAATTAAAAGACGGATTGAGGCAGATGACGCAGTTGGAGTCGCAGCTGAAGACGTTATCGGCTAGCACGCTGTCTGTGAGCAGCAGCTCCAGTTTGGGCTCGCTGTCGACGACCAGCAGCAAAGGATCGCTGAGTTCCGGCCTAAGTTTCACAGACATCTACGGCGGGCCGCAGTGTATGGGCTCGTCGAACGTGGACATGGCCGATTTGCATAGGAGGGTGGAAAGACTGTTGAAGAATAACGATAGTGCGCAG GTAATTCCATCACCTGTGAGGTCGCAACCCTCCTTATCACCGAGAAGCTCTTTGTCTTCCGTTTCACCCCCCATATCACCGATGTACGAGAACCTCCCTTGTCTTCTACCGCCTCCCACCTATGAGCAGGTGGAGAAGGATCGGAAAATGCTTCAGCCTGACCCCTACCTAGAGCCCTACAGAATATCCAGCAATAATGGCAGCAACGAGTACATCAACTATACCCCGCCGAGAGTATCGATACCGAGTCTATCTCCTTTAACAGACCTTTTGGAAGCACAGGCGACGAATATGTCTCAAGGCTCCGGTTTGGGAAGGCCTTGCAGATATTCATACGAGAGCTCTGGAGAGGCGCCACTGTCCCCCATTTCGGAGACGCCTCCACCGGTGCTCGGTCAGATTTTAGACGATATGCTGCAAGGGCCGACCTTGTCCAGGACGTCTTCTTCTGGAACGAACACCAG gTCGGTGTCGGCAGCAGTTAGCGATGAATCGGTGGCAGGAGATTCAGGAGTATTCGAGGCGTCCAATAGACGACGGGCTTCCGGTGTTTTTGGCCCCGGACCCGACTTTGAGACTGCGCAAGTACAAATTAAGTTAAAGTATGTCGCCAACGAGGGTTTGCTGAACGTGACTGTGGAAAAAGCAAGAAATTTGACTGCTTTGTTTATACTCGAAAATTGTGAAGT GTACATAAAGACGGCCCTCCTGCCAGCCAGCCCGCCTCAAACGCACTGCACGAGGACGGTTCGCGATTTGCGAAAAGCCACGTTCGAGGACAGCTTTAACATTCCAGTTCcagcaaataaaatatgtacgaAAACTCTTCAGGTCAACGTATGGAGCAAGTTCGAAGAGCAACAGCAAGACATTTGTGTG GGCTGCGCCCAAGTAAGCCTGGCAGATTTCAACCTAAATTCCATGTCCCAGAAGTGGTACAACATTCTTAGTCTTCAAGAAGAGGCCTGTTCGTACAGTGCACCGCCCACGAGACAAATGTCCGAAATGTCAGTCACCATTCGAGAAAAGCATGAAACTTGCACGGACGTCTCTTACAAACAGTGTGGTAAGGAAGAGAGTTCGGACGATTCGACGATAATATCCTCCCAGACGAGCACGCTGACGCGCAACCAAGAGACTGTGGTTCCTACGGGCATGAACCTGAACTTCGACGAGTTATACAATTGTCTGAAAACTGCTACCGAGTATGACAGCGCCGATGATTCAGACGAGGAGGAGGAAGAAGAAGAGGAAATCGACGAGGAAGAGGAAGAGGAAGAAGCTTTGGAGTTTCGGCCTAACGAAAAACTGGATGTGGTGCACGAACACGAGCTAGACGGCGAAGACGAGGAGAGGAATAATTACGAGGACAAGCAGACCAATACAGAATGCGCCTTTTATCCGGAACACGCAAAACATATGAAGTTAGTCGCTCAGCAAGGCAACACAGAGGATAGAGGCGCCATCAAGCGAAGTCAGACGTTTTCACCGAGCGCACACGTGTCTAAACACGACTACATCTGCAAGCTCAATCGCAGCGACAGCGACAGCGCTATGCCTTTGTATCGGAGAGGGAGCAAACCTTTCGAGAGACACGCGCTAGAGAGGAGATCTTTACGATTCCGAAGACCTTCATGCTCTATGGCCCAGCTTTCCACTGGCAAGTCGCAGTCGCACATTCCTCAAACTCCCAGGACTTCGATAGACTTGGAGTTGGACCTTCAGGCGCAACACACCCGACTGGAGATGCTCAATTCGGAGTTGACAAGGCTGAGAGAACTAAAACAAAGGTTGGAAGTGGCCAAAGAGAAGGGAGACACGGAGGTGGCGGCGTTCCTGTTGGAGAACcagcaattccaaattttgatTGCCCAAGCGGAGCGAACCACGAAAACAGCCGACGAAAAGAGAGTGGAGAAAATGCTGAGGAAGGTCTCCCGGGAGATTTACAAGTTGAGGAAAACCAAAGCGGGAAGTGGAAAGCCGGACGTCATTAGTTTTAA agaaaaaatggCATTCTTCACAAGGTCGCAACTGACAGTACCTTTCTTACCTGACGAGGAAGTTGCCGTTGAAAATGCCAAGATGCAAGCAGGAAGTTCGGAAGAGTCGAATAAGATCAATGACGGCAAGTTTGAGAGTGATATCAACTTGGAAGAGGAGTCCTCGTTTAAGTACGTGGTCGACAGGTCAATGGGCGTTGAGGTGTAA
- the kibra gene encoding protein kibra isoform X2 codes for MPRKRNGEIPLPDGWDFGRDYDGKVYFIDHNSKKTTWIDPRDRYTKPQTFADCIGNELPLGWEEAYDGQIGPYYINHMKQSTQLEDPRQEWRAIQEAMLRDYLQTAQDVLEAKKDIYQVKSQRLMLAQDEYNHLNNELATLTTSRTSLCSTASTISTKYDPDLLKSDVAMAKNRVSRLKSELEQIRNEMNFTQRGVETLANVEQKLSTGQGTCYNIVEAQAIMAELRNIQKSLSSGEKEKAELMQSLAKLKDDLTRLQLSESSPDVSTLSLPQEKLSTASQTDLSCELVPIGTRLAEMAKMRLEYDEARKRIQTIQQKLADLEEKVQPGQAESDKDRLLLFQEKEQLLRELRSITPRMRSKEEMCDIQQECKRLEQDLNNALEMSNRAIADRLRLHEEKQLLLQQLKDGLRQMTQLESQLKTLSASTLSVSSSSSLGSLSTTSSKGSLSSGLSFTDIYGGPQCMGSSNVDMADLHRRVERLLKNNDSAQVIPSPVRSQPSLSPRSSLSSVSPPISPMYENLPCLLPPPTYEQVEKDRKMLQPDPYLEPYRISSNNGSNEYINYTPPRVSIPSLSPLTDLLEAQATNMSQGSGLGRPCRYSYESSGEAPLSPISETPPPVLGQILDDMLQGPTLSRTSSSGTNTRSVSAAVSDESVAGDSGVFEASNRRRASGVFGPGPDFETAQVQIKLKYVANEGLLNVTVEKARNLTALFILENCEVYIKTALLPASPPQTHCTRTVRDLRKATFEDSFNIPVPANKICTKTLQVNVWSKFEEQQQDICVGCAQVSLADFNLNSMSQKWYNILSLQEEACSYSAPPTRQMSEMSVTIREKHETCTDVSYKQCGKEESSDDSTIISSQTSTLTRNQETVVPTGMNLNFDELYNCLKTATEYDSADDSDEEEEEEEEIDEEEEEEEALEFRPNEKLDVVHEHELDGEDEERNNYEDKQTNTECAFYPEHAKHMKLVAQQGNTEDRGAIKRSQTFSPSAHVSKHDYICKLNRSDSDSAMPLYRRGSKPFERHALERRSLRFRRPSCSMAQLSTGKSQSHIPQTPRTSIDLELDLQAQHTRLEMLNSELTRLRELKQRLEVAKEKGDTEVAAFLLENQQFQILIAQAERTTKTADEKRVEKMLRKVSREIYKLRKTKAGSGKPDVISFKEKMAFFTRSQLTVPFLPDEEVAVENAKMQAGSSEESNKINDGKFESDINLEEESSFKYVVDRSMGVEV; via the exons ATGCCCAGAAAACGGAACGGCGAGATTCCGCTGCCCGATGGATGGGATTTTGGACGCGACTACGACGGGAAGGTTTACTTTATCGACCACAATTCCAAGAAAACGACATGGATTGACCCGAGAGACAG ATACACGAAACCCCAAACGTTCGCCGATTGCATAGGAAATGAACTGCCTCTAGGCTGGGAGGAAGCCTACGATGGCCAAATTGGGCCCTACTACATCAATCACATGAAGC AGTCCACGCAGCTGGAAGATCCGCGCCAAGAATGGAGGGCCATTCAAGAGGCGATGCTGAGGGACTACCTCCAAACTGCCCAAGACGTACTCGAG gCCAAAAAGGATATCTACCAAGTAAAGTCCCAGAGGCTCATGTTGGCCCAAGATGAGTACAATCATCTGAATAATGAACTGGCCACGTTGACAACGTCACGAACAAGCC TATGCTCAACGGCAAGCACCATCAGCACCAAGTACGATCCTGATTTACTGAAGTCGGATGTCGCCATGGCCAAGAACCGAGTGTCCAGGCTCAAGTCCGAACTGGAACAAATTAgaaatgaaatgaattttaCTCAACGAGGAGTGGAGACGTTGGCCAA TGTGGAGCAAAAATTGAGTACTGGTCAAGGCACCTGCTACAACATCGTTGAGGCCCAAGCTATAATGGCTGAACTCCGAAACATCCAAAAGTCCTTGTCTTCTGGCGAAAAGGAGAAAGCCGAATTGATGCAGTCATTGGCCAAATTAAAAGACGATTTGACCAGGCTGCAGCTGTCGGAGAGTTCACCGGATGTTTCCACCTTAAGTCTTCCTCAGGAGAAATTAAGCACCGCTTCCCAGACAGATTTATCGTGCGAATTAGTCCCAATAGGAACGAGATTGGCAGAAATGGCAAAGATGCGCTTGGAGTATGACGAGGCGCGCAAGCGCATCCAAACTATTCAGCAAAAATTGGCagacttggaagaaaaagTACAACCGGGTCAAGCGGAATCCGACAAAGACAGGTTGCTCCTGTTCCAGGAGAAGGAACAGCTATTGAGGGAGCTGCGAAGCATAACGCCAAGGATGCGCTCTAAGGAGGAAATGTGCGACATTCAGCAGGAATGCAAGCGATTGGAGCAGGACTTAAATAATGCCCTGGAAATGTCCAACAGGGCCATAGCGGACAGGTTGAGGTTGCACGAAGAAAAACAGCTGTTACTGCAACAATTAAAAGACGGATTGAGGCAGATGACGCAGTTGGAGTCGCAGCTGAAGACGTTATCGGCTAGCACGCTGTCTGTGAGCAGCAGCTCCAGTTTGGGCTCGCTGTCGACGACCAGCAGCAAAGGATCGCTGAGTTCCGGCCTAAGTTTCACAGACATCTACGGCGGGCCGCAGTGTATGGGCTCGTCGAACGTGGACATGGCCGATTTGCATAGGAGGGTGGAAAGACTGTTGAAGAATAACGATAGTGCGCAG GTAATTCCATCACCTGTGAGGTCGCAACCCTCCTTATCACCGAGAAGCTCTTTGTCTTCCGTTTCACCCCCCATATCACCGATGTACGAGAACCTCCCTTGTCTTCTACCGCCTCCCACCTATGAGCAGGTGGAGAAGGATCGGAAAATGCTTCAGCCTGACCCCTACCTAGAGCCCTACAGAATATCCAGCAATAATGGCAGCAACGAGTACATCAACTATACCCCGCCGAGAGTATCGATACCGAGTCTATCTCCTTTAACAGACCTTTTGGAAGCACAGGCGACGAATATGTCTCAAGGCTCCGGTTTGGGAAGGCCTTGCAGATATTCATACGAGAGCTCTGGAGAGGCGCCACTGTCCCCCATTTCGGAGACGCCTCCACCGGTGCTCGGTCAGATTTTAGACGATATGCTGCAAGGGCCGACCTTGTCCAGGACGTCTTCTTCTGGAACGAACACCAG gTCGGTGTCGGCAGCAGTTAGCGATGAATCGGTGGCAGGAGATTCAGGAGTATTCGAGGCGTCCAATAGACGACGGGCTTCCGGTGTTTTTGGCCCCGGACCCGACTTTGAGACTGCGCAAGTACAAATTAAGTTAAAGTATGTCGCCAACGAGGGTTTGCTGAACGTGACTGTGGAAAAAGCAAGAAATTTGACTGCTTTGTTTATACTCGAAAATTGTGAAGT GTACATAAAGACGGCCCTCCTGCCAGCCAGCCCGCCTCAAACGCACTGCACGAGGACGGTTCGCGATTTGCGAAAAGCCACGTTCGAGGACAGCTTTAACATTCCAGTTCcagcaaataaaatatgtacgaAAACTCTTCAGGTCAACGTATGGAGCAAGTTCGAAGAGCAACAGCAAGACATTTGTGTG GGCTGCGCCCAAGTAAGCCTGGCAGATTTCAACCTAAATTCCATGTCCCAGAAGTGGTACAACATTCTTAGTCTTCAAGAAGAGGCCTGTTCGTACAGTGCACCGCCCACGAGACAAATGTCCGAAATGTCAGTCACCATTCGAGAAAAGCATGAAACTTGCACGGACGTCTCTTACAAACAGTGTGGTAAGGAAGAGAGTTCGGACGATTCGACGATAATATCCTCCCAGACGAGCACGCTGACGCGCAACCAAGAGACTGTGGTTCCTACGGGCATGAACCTGAACTTCGACGAGTTATACAATTGTCTGAAAACTGCTACCGAGTATGACAGCGCCGATGATTCAGACGAGGAGGAGGAAGAAGAAGAGGAAATCGACGAGGAAGAGGAAGAGGAAGAAGCTTTGGAGTTTCGGCCTAACGAAAAACTGGATGTGGTGCACGAACACGAGCTAGACGGCGAAGACGAGGAGAGGAATAATTACGAGGACAAGCAGACCAATACAGAATGCGCCTTTTATCCGGAACACGCAAAACATATGAAGTTAGTCGCTCAGCAAGGCAACACAGAGGATAGAGGCGCCATCAAGCGAAGTCAGACGTTTTCACCGAGCGCACACGTGTCTAAACACGACTACATCTGCAAGCTCAATCGCAGCGACAGCGACAGCGCTATGCCTTTGTATCGGAGAGGGAGCAAACCTTTCGAGAGACACGCGCTAGAGAGGAGATCTTTACGATTCCGAAGACCTTCATGCTCTATGGCCCAGCTTTCCACTGGCAAGTCGCAGTCGCACATTCCTCAAACTCCCAGGACTTCGATAGACTTGGAGTTGGACCTTCAGGCGCAACACACCCGACTGGAGATGCTCAATTCGGAGTTGACAAGGCTGAGAGAACTAAAACAAAGGTTGGAAGTGGCCAAAGAGAAGGGAGACACGGAGGTGGCGGCGTTCCTGTTGGAGAACcagcaattccaaattttgatTGCCCAAGCGGAGCGAACCACGAAAACAGCCGACGAAAAGAGAGTGGAGAAAATGCTGAGGAAGGTCTCCCGGGAGATTTACAAGTTGAGGAAAACCAAAGCGGGAAGTGGAAAGCCGGACGTCATTAGTTTTAA agaaaaaatggCATTCTTCACAAGGTCGCAACTGACAGTACCTTTCTTACCTGACGAGGAAGTTGCCGTTGAAAATGCCAAGATGCAAGCAGGAAGTTCGGAAGAGTCGAATAAGATCAATGACGGCAAGTTTGAGAGTGATATCAACTTGGAAGAGGAGTCCTCGTTTAAGTACGTGGTCGACAGGTCAATGGGCGTTGAGGTGTAA
- the kibra gene encoding protein kibra isoform X3: protein MLAQDEYNHLNNELATLTTSRTSLCSTASTISTKYDPDLLKSDVAMAKNRVSRLKSELEQIRNEMNFTQRGVETLANVEQKLSTGQGTCYNIVEAQAIMAELRNIQKSLSSGEKEKAELMQSLAKLKDDLTRLQLSESSPDVSTLSLPQEKLSTASQTDLSCELVPIGTRLAEMAKMRLEYDEARKRIQTIQQKLADLEEKVQPGQAESDKDRLLLFQEKEQLLRELRSITPRMRSKEEMCDIQQECKRLEQDLNNALEMSNRAIADRLRLHEEKQLLLQQLKDGLRQMTQLESQLKTLSASTLSVSSSSSLGSLSTTSSKGSLSSGLSFTDIYGGPQCMGSSNVDMADLHRRVERLLKNNDSAQVIPSPVRSQPSLSPRSSLSSVSPPISPMYENLPCLLPPPTYEQVEKDRKMLQPDPYLEPYRISSNNGSNEYINYTPPRVSIPSLSPLTDLLEAQATNMSQGSGLGRPCRYSYESSGEAPLSPISETPPPVLGQILDDMLQGPTLSRTSSSGTNTRSVSAAVSDESVAGDSGVFEASNRRRASGVFGPGPDFETAQVQIKLKYVANEGLLNVTVEKARNLTALFILENCEVYIKTALLPASPPQTHCTRTVRDLRKATFEDSFNIPVPANKICTKTLQVNVWSKFEEQQQDICVGCAQVSLADFNLNSMSQKWYNILSLQEEACSYSAPPTRQMSEMSVTIREKHETCTDVSYKQCGKEESSDDSTIISSQTSTLTRNQETVVPTGMNLNFDELYNCLKTATEYDSADDSDEEEEEEEEIDEEEEEEEALEFRPNEKLDVVHEHELDGEDEERNNYEDKQTNTECAFYPEHAKHMKLVAQQGNTEDRGAIKRSQTFSPSAHVSKHDYICKLNRSDSDSAMPLYRRGSKPFERHALERRSLRFRRPSCSMAQLSTGKSQSHIPQTPRTSIDLELDLQAQHTRLEMLNSELTRLRELKQRLEVAKEKGDTEVAAFLLENQQFQILIAQAERTTKTADEKRVEKMLRKVSREIYKLRKTKAGSGKPDVISFKEKMAFFTRSQLTVPFLPDEEVAVENAKMQAGSSEESNKINDGKFESDINLEEESSFKYVVDRSMGVEV from the exons ATGTTGGCCCAAGATGAGTACAATCATCTGAATAATGAACTGGCCACGTTGACAACGTCACGAACAAGCC TATGCTCAACGGCAAGCACCATCAGCACCAAGTACGATCCTGATTTACTGAAGTCGGATGTCGCCATGGCCAAGAACCGAGTGTCCAGGCTCAAGTCCGAACTGGAACAAATTAgaaatgaaatgaattttaCTCAACGAGGAGTGGAGACGTTGGCCAA TGTGGAGCAAAAATTGAGTACTGGTCAAGGCACCTGCTACAACATCGTTGAGGCCCAAGCTATAATGGCTGAACTCCGAAACATCCAAAAGTCCTTGTCTTCTGGCGAAAAGGAGAAAGCCGAATTGATGCAGTCATTGGCCAAATTAAAAGACGATTTGACCAGGCTGCAGCTGTCGGAGAGTTCACCGGATGTTTCCACCTTAAGTCTTCCTCAGGAGAAATTAAGCACCGCTTCCCAGACAGATTTATCGTGCGAATTAGTCCCAATAGGAACGAGATTGGCAGAAATGGCAAAGATGCGCTTGGAGTATGACGAGGCGCGCAAGCGCATCCAAACTATTCAGCAAAAATTGGCagacttggaagaaaaagTACAACCGGGTCAAGCGGAATCCGACAAAGACAGGTTGCTCCTGTTCCAGGAGAAGGAACAGCTATTGAGGGAGCTGCGAAGCATAACGCCAAGGATGCGCTCTAAGGAGGAAATGTGCGACATTCAGCAGGAATGCAAGCGATTGGAGCAGGACTTAAATAATGCCCTGGAAATGTCCAACAGGGCCATAGCGGACAGGTTGAGGTTGCACGAAGAAAAACAGCTGTTACTGCAACAATTAAAAGACGGATTGAGGCAGATGACGCAGTTGGAGTCGCAGCTGAAGACGTTATCGGCTAGCACGCTGTCTGTGAGCAGCAGCTCCAGTTTGGGCTCGCTGTCGACGACCAGCAGCAAAGGATCGCTGAGTTCCGGCCTAAGTTTCACAGACATCTACGGCGGGCCGCAGTGTATGGGCTCGTCGAACGTGGACATGGCCGATTTGCATAGGAGGGTGGAAAGACTGTTGAAGAATAACGATAGTGCGCAG GTAATTCCATCACCTGTGAGGTCGCAACCCTCCTTATCACCGAGAAGCTCTTTGTCTTCCGTTTCACCCCCCATATCACCGATGTACGAGAACCTCCCTTGTCTTCTACCGCCTCCCACCTATGAGCAGGTGGAGAAGGATCGGAAAATGCTTCAGCCTGACCCCTACCTAGAGCCCTACAGAATATCCAGCAATAATGGCAGCAACGAGTACATCAACTATACCCCGCCGAGAGTATCGATACCGAGTCTATCTCCTTTAACAGACCTTTTGGAAGCACAGGCGACGAATATGTCTCAAGGCTCCGGTTTGGGAAGGCCTTGCAGATATTCATACGAGAGCTCTGGAGAGGCGCCACTGTCCCCCATTTCGGAGACGCCTCCACCGGTGCTCGGTCAGATTTTAGACGATATGCTGCAAGGGCCGACCTTGTCCAGGACGTCTTCTTCTGGAACGAACACCAG gTCGGTGTCGGCAGCAGTTAGCGATGAATCGGTGGCAGGAGATTCAGGAGTATTCGAGGCGTCCAATAGACGACGGGCTTCCGGTGTTTTTGGCCCCGGACCCGACTTTGAGACTGCGCAAGTACAAATTAAGTTAAAGTATGTCGCCAACGAGGGTTTGCTGAACGTGACTGTGGAAAAAGCAAGAAATTTGACTGCTTTGTTTATACTCGAAAATTGTGAAGT GTACATAAAGACGGCCCTCCTGCCAGCCAGCCCGCCTCAAACGCACTGCACGAGGACGGTTCGCGATTTGCGAAAAGCCACGTTCGAGGACAGCTTTAACATTCCAGTTCcagcaaataaaatatgtacgaAAACTCTTCAGGTCAACGTATGGAGCAAGTTCGAAGAGCAACAGCAAGACATTTGTGTG GGCTGCGCCCAAGTAAGCCTGGCAGATTTCAACCTAAATTCCATGTCCCAGAAGTGGTACAACATTCTTAGTCTTCAAGAAGAGGCCTGTTCGTACAGTGCACCGCCCACGAGACAAATGTCCGAAATGTCAGTCACCATTCGAGAAAAGCATGAAACTTGCACGGACGTCTCTTACAAACAGTGTGGTAAGGAAGAGAGTTCGGACGATTCGACGATAATATCCTCCCAGACGAGCACGCTGACGCGCAACCAAGAGACTGTGGTTCCTACGGGCATGAACCTGAACTTCGACGAGTTATACAATTGTCTGAAAACTGCTACCGAGTATGACAGCGCCGATGATTCAGACGAGGAGGAGGAAGAAGAAGAGGAAATCGACGAGGAAGAGGAAGAGGAAGAAGCTTTGGAGTTTCGGCCTAACGAAAAACTGGATGTGGTGCACGAACACGAGCTAGACGGCGAAGACGAGGAGAGGAATAATTACGAGGACAAGCAGACCAATACAGAATGCGCCTTTTATCCGGAACACGCAAAACATATGAAGTTAGTCGCTCAGCAAGGCAACACAGAGGATAGAGGCGCCATCAAGCGAAGTCAGACGTTTTCACCGAGCGCACACGTGTCTAAACACGACTACATCTGCAAGCTCAATCGCAGCGACAGCGACAGCGCTATGCCTTTGTATCGGAGAGGGAGCAAACCTTTCGAGAGACACGCGCTAGAGAGGAGATCTTTACGATTCCGAAGACCTTCATGCTCTATGGCCCAGCTTTCCACTGGCAAGTCGCAGTCGCACATTCCTCAAACTCCCAGGACTTCGATAGACTTGGAGTTGGACCTTCAGGCGCAACACACCCGACTGGAGATGCTCAATTCGGAGTTGACAAGGCTGAGAGAACTAAAACAAAGGTTGGAAGTGGCCAAAGAGAAGGGAGACACGGAGGTGGCGGCGTTCCTGTTGGAGAACcagcaattccaaattttgatTGCCCAAGCGGAGCGAACCACGAAAACAGCCGACGAAAAGAGAGTGGAGAAAATGCTGAGGAAGGTCTCCCGGGAGATTTACAAGTTGAGGAAAACCAAAGCGGGAAGTGGAAAGCCGGACGTCATTAGTTTTAA agaaaaaatggCATTCTTCACAAGGTCGCAACTGACAGTACCTTTCTTACCTGACGAGGAAGTTGCCGTTGAAAATGCCAAGATGCAAGCAGGAAGTTCGGAAGAGTCGAATAAGATCAATGACGGCAAGTTTGAGAGTGATATCAACTTGGAAGAGGAGTCCTCGTTTAAGTACGTGGTCGACAGGTCAATGGGCGTTGAGGTGTAA